The following proteins are encoded in a genomic region of Candidatus Methylospira mobilis:
- the rpmE gene encoding 50S ribosomal protein L31, with amino-acid sequence MKPEIHPQYKTISVNCSCGNIFETKSTTCKNLNIEVCAACHPFYTGKQRLVDTAGRVDKFRRKYSRG; translated from the coding sequence ATGAAGCCGGAAATTCACCCGCAATACAAGACTATTTCCGTTAACTGTAGTTGCGGAAATATTTTTGAGACCAAATCAACTACCTGCAAGAATCTGAACATCGAAGTCTGTGCCGCCTGCCATCCGTTTTATACCGGCAAGCAACGACTGGTCGATACCGCAGGACGCGTAGACAAATTCCGCCGCAAGTACAGTCGCGGCTGA
- a CDS encoding DUF4118 domain-containing protein yields MLKKLTAFVRYLVGRLTVFFSCERRGSVCHYLFSMLLMGLALVLRLVIAPIDAGLQYVTFFPAVTLSAVVGGYKTGLLATMISLSFATCIFTPPLLFLVIGKFAGQLLAEFGISF; encoded by the coding sequence ATGCTGAAAAAACTGACAGCTTTTGTTCGTTACCTGGTAGGGCGCCTCACTGTTTTTTTTTCCTGCGAAAGGCGCGGCAGCGTTTGTCACTATTTGTTTTCCATGCTGCTGATGGGATTGGCCCTGGTATTGCGTCTGGTTATTGCGCCGATCGACGCAGGGTTGCAATACGTGACTTTTTTTCCGGCGGTCACGCTGTCTGCTGTTGTCGGCGGATACAAGACGGGCCTGTTGGCGACGATGATCAGCTTGAGTTTTGCCACCTGTATATTCACCCCCCCCTTATTATTCCTTGTCATTGGAAAGTTTGCGGGTCAGCTTTTGGCCGAATTTGGTATTTCTTTTTGA
- a CDS encoding IS3 family transposase, which yields MESWNHSFKVEAIHGERFQTRDDAKHHVFDYIEVYYNRKRLHSKLGYLSPEAFELKNVA from the coding sequence ATGGAAAGCTGGAATCACAGCTTTAAAGTCGAGGCTATCCACGGCGAGCGATTCCAGACCAGGGATGATGCCAAACACCACGTCTTCGATTACATCGAAGTGTATTACAATAGGAAACGGCTTCATTCGAAACTGGGCTATTTGTCCCCAGAGGCCTTTGAACTTAAAAATGTCGCTTAG
- a CDS encoding transposase, giving the protein MIVAVTFLAHAANQLVLGQQKPDRHLNNMDCPVLAYLSRYTHRTALSNERIVALERDQVLLRVRADDHGGKRITHINGVDFIGRVLQHVLPPGFKRIRHYGLLSSAVKSQRLALARAALEVPPPVPVALESAEQFKRRVAQQQIERCPCCGEGRLRQWADLLPESVVNLPLLKRLLPAESCGGRRVE; this is encoded by the coding sequence ATGATCGTAGCAGTCACCTTTCTTGCTCATGCTGCAAATCAGTTGGTGCTTGGCCAGCAAAAGCCTGATAGGCATTTGAACAATATGGACTGCCCCGTGTTGGCGTATTTGTCACGCTATACCCACCGTACCGCCCTTTCCAACGAACGCATCGTCGCTCTCGAACGAGACCAGGTGCTGCTGCGGGTACGGGCCGACGACCACGGCGGCAAACGCATCACCCACATCAATGGCGTGGACTTTATCGGCCGCGTTCTGCAGCATGTACTGCCTCCGGGTTTCAAGCGCATTCGCCACTACGGCCTGCTGTCGTCGGCAGTGAAATCACAGCGTCTGGCTCTGGCCCGAGCAGCGTTGGAGGTGCCGCCACCGGTTCCGGTCGCGCTCGAATCCGCCGAACAGTTCAAGCGACGGGTGGCGCAACAGCAGATCGAACGCTGTCCGTGCTGCGGCGAAGGACGCTTGCGTCAGTGGGCCGATCTGTTGCCGGAATCCGTCGTAAACCTGCCGCTGCTGAAGCGCCTGTTACCGGCTGAGAGCTGCGGGGGCCGCCGCGTTGAATAA
- a CDS encoding YceD family protein — protein MVEILPELIDPVALADKGRSMAGVLPLSRFSRLDGLLASNQGEVHLDLSFFKDGRFRIVDAHIASELLLTCQCCLDILRLPVDVSVRLALVSSLDEAARLPDEFEPLLVEHEVMWPGDIAQDELLLSIPAIPRHEDCSLSWKGSNTSEKGNNTSEPVSPERENPFAILSKLTKR, from the coding sequence ATGGTTGAGATTCTTCCTGAGTTGATTGACCCTGTTGCGCTGGCGGATAAAGGCCGTAGCATGGCTGGGGTGCTTCCGTTGTCAAGGTTTTCACGCCTTGATGGTTTGCTGGCCTCAAATCAGGGGGAGGTTCATCTGGATCTTTCCTTTTTCAAGGATGGCCGTTTCCGGATAGTCGATGCGCATATCGCCAGCGAATTGCTGCTGACCTGCCAGTGCTGTCTCGATATATTGCGTCTGCCGGTAGACGTCAGCGTGAGACTGGCGCTGGTAAGTTCCCTGGATGAAGCGGCACGATTGCCGGATGAGTTCGAACCCCTGCTGGTAGAGCACGAGGTTATGTGGCCGGGGGACATTGCGCAAGACGAACTGCTGCTTTCGATCCCCGCGATACCGAGGCATGAGGACTGCAGTCTGTCGTGGAAAGGCAGCAATACGTCTGAGAAAGGCAATAATACGTCTGAACCGGTGTCACCCGAGCGGGAAAATCCGTTCGCCATTTTATCGAAGTTAACCAAGCGCTGA
- a CDS encoding penicillin-binding protein 1A — MATNNPPQQPSRRPQKSKRKPSLLGAFFGFLFKLAFAGLCIAGIVAYSVYAYLEPRLPDVEVLRDMRYQIPMSVYSKDGKLIAQFGEKKRSPLSFDEVPKQVINAFLAAEDDRFFDHPGVDYQGLLRAAVVYAATGEKRQGGSTITMQVARNFFLSTEKTFFRKINEILLAIKIESLLPKQQILELYLNKIYFGHHAYGVAAAAQVYYGKSVGELTLAELATVAGVPKAPSTFNPVTNPDRAQVRRDYVLKRMLKLGMISDEQCDKALAEPMKAGLFTAQTELQAPYIAEMVRNEVYEQYGEDAYLNGYKVYTTVDSRLQLAAENALRETLHEYDERHGFRGVKRHVELKKQSTEKAWQEALGDVIPMGDTVGALVLETRDREADLYLADKSRARLDWDAVRWAGARSVKAVLKPGDVIRLRKNDQGRWVLTQVPEVEGALISLDPSNGAIVSAMGGFDFQQSNFNRATQSQRQPGSGFKPILYSAALEAGYTPASVINDAPFVYYDPSIPGGVWRPQNYSGRFYGPTRLRMALAHSRNMVSIRLLREIGLPRALEMARRFGFLESELPHSLTLALGSGTASPLRMAGAFAVFANGGSRVEPYLIDHILTQDGATLFRATPLVACNECDQSAAGGTGESRVAPRVLTPQVHYMINSMLQDVVRMGTATRALQLGRSDIAGKTGTTNEVRDAWFNGYSPALVAVAWMGFDSYKPLGDGETGGHAALPMWIAYMKEALKGVPETSFAVPEGLTSGRINEDRGGASEEESDEEGAFEIFPEGQAPGGASSLQADPSSGENAPLERGDDEAPAPVIEQPAEPKSAPKGSSTAIESLF, encoded by the coding sequence TTGGCTACAAACAACCCTCCTCAGCAGCCATCGCGGCGGCCTCAGAAATCAAAACGCAAGCCCAGTCTGTTAGGCGCATTTTTCGGCTTCCTGTTTAAGCTGGCTTTTGCCGGATTATGCATAGCCGGCATTGTCGCTTACAGCGTTTATGCTTACCTGGAACCCAGGCTTCCTGATGTGGAAGTGTTGCGCGACATGCGTTATCAGATTCCGATGAGCGTCTACAGCAAGGACGGCAAACTGATTGCCCAGTTCGGCGAGAAAAAACGCAGCCCGCTGAGTTTCGACGAGGTGCCCAAACAGGTGATTAATGCTTTCCTGGCGGCGGAGGACGACCGCTTTTTCGATCATCCGGGTGTCGATTACCAGGGTTTGCTGCGAGCTGCCGTCGTCTACGCGGCAACCGGGGAGAAGCGGCAGGGCGGCAGCACCATCACCATGCAGGTGGCCAGAAACTTTTTTTTGAGCACCGAGAAAACATTTTTCCGCAAGATCAACGAAATCCTGCTGGCGATCAAGATCGAATCCTTGTTGCCGAAACAGCAGATACTGGAGTTGTATCTCAACAAGATTTACTTCGGTCATCATGCCTACGGCGTTGCGGCCGCGGCTCAGGTGTACTATGGGAAATCCGTGGGCGAACTGACGCTGGCCGAGCTGGCCACCGTCGCCGGAGTACCCAAGGCGCCTTCTACCTTCAATCCGGTAACCAACCCGGATCGCGCGCAAGTGCGGCGCGACTATGTGCTCAAGCGCATGCTCAAGCTGGGCATGATCAGCGACGAGCAATGCGACAAGGCTTTGGCGGAGCCGATGAAAGCGGGACTGTTTACCGCCCAGACCGAATTGCAGGCGCCTTATATTGCGGAAATGGTGCGTAATGAAGTCTATGAACAATATGGCGAAGACGCCTACCTGAACGGCTACAAGGTCTACACGACGGTCGATTCGCGTTTGCAGCTGGCGGCCGAAAACGCATTGCGCGAGACTTTGCACGAATACGACGAACGTCACGGTTTCCGCGGCGTGAAGCGTCATGTAGAGCTGAAAAAACAATCGACCGAAAAGGCCTGGCAGGAAGCGCTCGGCGATGTCATACCGATGGGCGATACCGTGGGCGCTCTGGTGCTCGAGACCAGGGATCGCGAGGCCGATCTTTATCTGGCGGATAAAAGCCGGGCGCGCCTGGATTGGGATGCGGTGCGATGGGCGGGGGCGAGATCGGTCAAGGCGGTGCTAAAGCCGGGCGATGTGATCCGTCTGCGCAAAAACGATCAAGGGCGCTGGGTTTTGACGCAAGTGCCGGAGGTGGAGGGCGCGCTGATATCGCTGGATCCGTCCAATGGAGCTATCGTCAGCGCGATGGGCGGGTTCGACTTTCAGCAAAGCAACTTCAATCGCGCCACGCAGTCCCAGCGTCAGCCGGGGTCCGGATTTAAGCCGATACTCTATTCTGCTGCGCTCGAGGCAGGTTATACGCCGGCCAGCGTCATTAATGACGCGCCCTTCGTTTATTACGATCCGTCCATTCCCGGCGGCGTCTGGCGTCCGCAGAACTATTCCGGACGGTTTTACGGGCCTACGCGGCTCCGGATGGCGCTGGCGCATTCCCGCAACATGGTTTCCATCAGGCTGTTGCGCGAAATCGGCTTGCCGCGCGCGCTGGAAATGGCCAGGCGCTTCGGATTTCTGGAATCCGAACTGCCTCATTCGTTGACGCTGGCGCTGGGCAGCGGAACGGCTTCGCCGTTGCGCATGGCCGGCGCCTTCGCCGTATTCGCCAACGGCGGCTCGCGCGTGGAGCCTTATCTGATAGATCATATTCTGACCCAGGACGGAGCGACCCTGTTTCGCGCTACGCCGCTGGTTGCCTGCAATGAGTGCGATCAATCCGCTGCCGGAGGGACTGGAGAAAGCCGCGTTGCGCCGCGGGTGCTGACTCCCCAGGTGCACTACATGATCAATTCCATGTTGCAGGATGTCGTGCGCATGGGTACGGCGACACGAGCGCTGCAACTCGGGCGTTCCGATATTGCCGGTAAAACCGGCACGACCAACGAGGTGCGCGATGCCTGGTTTAACGGGTACAGCCCGGCCCTGGTCGCCGTCGCCTGGATGGGCTTCGACTCCTATAAACCGCTGGGTGATGGTGAAACGGGCGGCCATGCCGCCTTGCCGATGTGGATAGCTTACATGAAGGAAGCGCTTAAAGGCGTGCCTGAAACCAGCTTTGCCGTACCCGAAGGCTTGACCTCCGGACGCATCAACGAAGACAGGGGGGGAGCGTCCGAGGAAGAAAGCGATGAAGAGGGGGCATTCGAGATATTCCCTGAAGGTCAGGCGCCGGGTGGAGCCTCCAGTCTGCAGGCCGATCCGTCTTCCGGCGAGAACGCGCCGCTTGAGCGGGGAGATGATGAAGCGCCTGCTCCGGTGATAGAGCAGCCTGCTGAGCCTAAGTCGGCACCGAAAGGTTCCTCAACCGCGATCGAATCTCTGTTTTGA
- a CDS encoding sensor domain-containing protein yields the protein MSLLIETMHRYRRRYALELKKTTEAHNALAGDEMRLKKILDNLFAYVALLDTSGIVLEVNKAPLERAGYRREDVVGLFFYDAPWWSYDSKVQLQLIDAIDAARRGQTLRYDAVVKMGGDLVPIDFKISPVCDDSGQIIGLLPTGVDISERKQVENKLRESERQARSALALLQKSETRFRELFENSPVAYQALDEKGRCLDVNDRSCLMLGYGREELLKLSFCDLLPDPAGLARAGFLSGLLCDGAISKELELKCKNGSLITVLLSGAVQRDAGGDFVRTHCTLHDITERKNAEEALRIAAATFETHEAILVTDSEGNILRVNRAFQKITGYASHEVLGKNPRILSSERHDEAFYAEMWRSLLNKGAWAGEVWDRRKSGEIYPKWMTITAVKDAQGKTTEYVAIFSDITERKQNEEEIRNLAFYDALTMLPNRRLLLDRFHRALSVSERSKQYGAVLFLDMDKFKLLNDTLGHNYGDLMLVEVAERIKPCVRDVDTVARIGGDEFVVLVEKISLSPVYASQKVAWIAEKIRSTLAVPYRIGQHVHHSSPSIGVCLFCGKRVAVDDLLKHADFAMYQAKNAGRNTVRFYDPVLQRAVEERAMLERDLRCSIADGQLHLYYQLQLDKNLMPLGAEALIRWMHPVRGMMSPAQFIPVAEESLLILDIGRWVINSACRQLAEWGRNIKMQNLLLAVNVSTHQFRMPDFVGSIQSAIQEHRIDPSRLKLELTEGVILDDISDVVAKMQALKALGIGLSLDDFGTGYSSLSCLKRLPIDQIKIDRSFVRDVVSNPDDAVMVKTIIDMATNFRLNVIAEGVETEAQLAFLKESGCMAFQGYYIGKPAPIDDFVVGLGNTDRILH from the coding sequence GTGTCCTTGTTGATCGAGACCATGCATCGCTATCGCCGGCGATATGCTCTGGAGTTGAAAAAAACCACTGAAGCGCATAACGCATTGGCGGGTGACGAGATGCGTTTGAAAAAAATCCTCGATAATCTATTTGCCTATGTCGCTTTGCTGGATACCAGCGGCATAGTTCTGGAGGTCAACAAGGCGCCGCTCGAGCGTGCGGGGTATCGACGGGAGGATGTGGTTGGACTGTTTTTTTATGACGCGCCATGGTGGTCTTACGACAGCAAGGTTCAATTGCAATTAATCGATGCGATTGACGCTGCCAGGCGGGGGCAGACGCTGCGTTACGACGCGGTGGTTAAGATGGGAGGCGATCTTGTTCCTATCGATTTCAAGATTTCACCGGTATGCGATGATAGCGGCCAAATTATCGGTCTGTTGCCAACGGGGGTGGATATTTCCGAACGCAAACAAGTGGAGAACAAGCTACGGGAAAGCGAGCGTCAGGCCCGATCCGCTTTGGCGCTTTTGCAAAAAAGCGAGACGCGCTTCCGCGAGCTGTTTGAGAACTCCCCGGTTGCCTACCAGGCTCTGGATGAAAAGGGGCGATGTCTTGACGTGAATGACCGCTCGTGCCTGATGTTGGGCTATGGTCGTGAGGAACTGCTCAAACTCTCCTTTTGCGATTTGCTTCCTGATCCTGCCGGTCTTGCTCGTGCAGGGTTTTTGTCCGGCCTTCTGTGCGATGGAGCCATCTCAAAAGAACTGGAATTGAAGTGTAAAAATGGTTCTTTGATAACGGTGCTGCTGTCAGGAGCGGTGCAGCGAGATGCGGGAGGAGATTTTGTCCGCACACATTGCACGCTTCACGATATTACCGAGCGAAAGAACGCGGAAGAGGCGCTGCGCATCGCGGCCGCGACATTCGAGACCCATGAAGCCATCCTGGTTACCGACAGCGAGGGCAATATTCTCCGTGTTAATCGGGCTTTCCAGAAAATCACCGGATATGCTTCGCATGAAGTGTTAGGCAAAAACCCCCGTATTTTAAGCTCCGAGCGGCACGATGAAGCGTTTTATGCCGAGATGTGGCGCAGCTTGCTGAATAAGGGCGCTTGGGCTGGCGAGGTTTGGGACAGGCGTAAAAGCGGGGAAATCTATCCTAAATGGATGACGATAACCGCCGTGAAAGACGCGCAAGGGAAAACGACCGAATATGTCGCCATTTTCAGCGATATTACCGAGCGCAAGCAAAACGAGGAGGAAATTCGCAATCTGGCGTTCTATGACGCGTTGACCATGCTTCCAAACCGCCGTCTCCTGCTGGATCGTTTTCATCGCGCGCTTTCAGTATCCGAGCGCAGCAAGCAATATGGCGCCGTGTTGTTTCTCGATATGGATAAGTTCAAGCTGCTGAACGATACTCTGGGCCATAACTACGGTGATTTGATGCTGGTCGAGGTTGCTGAGCGCATCAAGCCCTGTGTGCGGGATGTGGATACCGTGGCGAGGATTGGGGGGGATGAGTTTGTGGTGCTGGTCGAAAAAATCAGTTTAAGCCCCGTGTACGCCTCGCAAAAGGTCGCCTGGATTGCAGAGAAAATTCGCTCGACTCTGGCGGTGCCTTATCGCATCGGGCAGCATGTCCATCACAGCTCGCCGAGCATAGGTGTATGCCTGTTTTGCGGTAAAAGGGTGGCGGTCGATGATTTGCTTAAGCATGCCGACTTCGCCATGTATCAGGCCAAGAATGCCGGCCGGAATACGGTGCGGTTCTATGATCCTGTTTTGCAGCGGGCGGTGGAGGAGCGTGCCATGCTGGAAAGGGACTTGCGCTGTTCCATAGCCGATGGGCAGTTGCATCTATATTACCAGCTTCAACTCGATAAGAACCTTATGCCTCTCGGCGCTGAGGCCTTGATCCGCTGGATGCATCCTGTTCGCGGGATGATGTCTCCTGCGCAATTCATTCCGGTCGCGGAAGAAAGTTTACTGATTCTTGATATTGGCCGCTGGGTAATTAATAGCGCATGCCGGCAATTGGCGGAGTGGGGCAGGAACATCAAGATGCAAAATTTACTGCTGGCGGTCAATGTCAGCACCCATCAATTCAGAATGCCTGATTTTGTCGGGTCCATTCAGTCTGCAATCCAGGAGCACCGCATAGATCCTTCGCGTCTGAAACTCGAGTTGACTGAGGGTGTGATACTGGATGATATTTCCGATGTCGTGGCAAAAATGCAAGCGCTCAAGGCGCTTGGGATCGGGTTATCCCTGGACGACTTCGGAACCGGCTACTCTTCGTTATCCTGTTTGAAGCGGCTTCCTATCGATCAGATTAAAATAGACCGGAGTTTTGTGCGCGACGTGGTGTCGAACCCTGATGACGCCGTGATGGTAAAGACTATAATCGATATGGCAACCAACTTTCGTCTGAACGTGATCGCGGAAGGAGTGGAGACTGAAGCGCAACTGGCTTTCCTTAAAGAAAGCGGTTGTATGGCATTCCAAGGCTATTATATCGGTAAGCCGGCGCCAATTGATGATTTTGTTGTTGGTTTGGGAAATACGGACCGTATATTGCATTAG
- the plsX gene encoding phosphate acyltransferase PlsX, translating to MSNVPVIALDAMGGDHGPEVVVPAALDVLRRHSELRLVLVGDEATLRRELASAGFSDETRCSIMHASEQVEMHESPSKALRGKKDSSMRVAINLVRDGIAGACVSAGNTGALMAIAKFVLKTIPGIDRPAIIASVPSMNGFTHVLDLGANVDCTAEHLRQFAIMGYELVKAVEDIPDPTVGLLNIGEEEIKGNEQVKQAARLIAESHINFVGFVEGNDIFTGNVDIVVTDGFVGNVALKTCEGVAKMISQGLKETFKKSLFSKVAGLIALPALRVFGKRFDPRQYNGASLLGLRGIVVKSHGNADRIAFARAIEVAMKEIKKAVPDRIGERVAEIIAANGGEFA from the coding sequence ATGAGTAATGTACCGGTTATTGCGCTGGATGCAATGGGCGGTGATCATGGGCCTGAGGTTGTCGTCCCTGCGGCGCTGGATGTGCTGCGCAGACACAGCGAATTAAGGCTGGTTCTGGTGGGAGATGAGGCCACGTTAAGGCGTGAGTTGGCATCAGCCGGTTTTAGCGACGAAACGCGCTGTTCCATTATGCACGCCTCCGAACAGGTGGAAATGCATGAATCTCCTTCCAAGGCTCTGCGTGGGAAAAAGGATTCGTCCATGCGCGTGGCTATCAATCTGGTACGGGACGGCATCGCAGGTGCTTGCGTCAGCGCAGGTAACACCGGCGCCTTGATGGCTATCGCCAAGTTTGTTCTTAAAACGATACCGGGTATCGATCGTCCCGCCATTATCGCATCGGTTCCTTCGATGAACGGCTTTACGCATGTGCTTGATCTGGGCGCCAATGTGGATTGTACGGCGGAGCATTTGCGCCAGTTCGCGATCATGGGCTACGAACTGGTAAAAGCCGTGGAAGACATACCCGATCCTACCGTCGGATTGCTGAATATCGGCGAGGAGGAAATCAAGGGTAATGAGCAAGTCAAGCAGGCCGCCCGTTTGATAGCCGAATCCCATATCAATTTCGTCGGTTTTGTCGAAGGCAACGACATTTTTACCGGTAATGTGGATATCGTGGTAACTGACGGATTTGTCGGGAATGTAGCGCTCAAAACCTGCGAAGGCGTAGCCAAGATGATCAGTCAGGGTCTCAAGGAGACCTTCAAGAAGAGTCTGTTTTCCAAGGTTGCCGGCTTGATTGCACTGCCTGCGTTGCGGGTTTTTGGCAAGCGCTTCGATCCGCGGCAATACAACGGCGCCAGTTTGCTGGGTTTGCGCGGTATCGTGGTTAAAAGTCACGGCAATGCGGACAGGATCGCTTTTGCGCGCGCCATCGAAGTGGCGATGAAGGAGATCAAAAAAGCCGTACCCGACCGTATCGGAGAACGTGTAGCCGAGATTATCGCAGCCAACGGCGGAGAGTTCGCGTGA
- a CDS encoding beta-ketoacyl-ACP synthase III, protein MSLYARIAGTGGYLPAHVRTNDHIAATVDTSDEWIMERTGIRSRRIAADHETASSMAEHAARQAIDMAGIQAGDIDLIIVATSSPDRIFPSTACLLQHRLGIAQCAAFDVQAACSGFIFALSVADQYLRTGFAGRALVVGSEINSRLLDWSDRSTCILFGDGAGAVVLEASEAPGILSTHIHSDGQYQDLLYLPNSRGAAGCSGASDAIRMSGNEVFKIAVNTLGKIVDETLAANQMNQDDIDWLVPHQANIRIISATAKKLKLPMDRVVVTIEEQGNTSSASVPLALNEAVRDGRIQRDQVVLMEAFGGGFAWGSALIRY, encoded by the coding sequence GTGAGTTTGTATGCGCGTATTGCAGGAACAGGGGGCTACCTGCCTGCACACGTTCGTACAAATGATCATATTGCCGCTACCGTGGATACATCGGACGAGTGGATCATGGAGCGCACCGGCATACGTTCCCGCCGTATTGCCGCGGACCATGAAACGGCTTCCAGTATGGCCGAACATGCGGCGCGTCAGGCGATAGACATGGCGGGTATACAGGCCGGTGATATCGATCTGATTATCGTTGCGACCAGTTCTCCCGACCGAATTTTTCCCAGTACGGCCTGCTTGTTGCAACATCGCTTGGGAATTGCGCAATGCGCGGCGTTCGATGTTCAAGCCGCCTGTTCGGGCTTTATTTTTGCGTTGAGCGTCGCCGACCAGTACTTACGCACCGGGTTTGCCGGACGCGCCCTGGTTGTAGGCAGCGAGATTAATTCGCGACTGCTCGACTGGTCCGACCGCTCGACCTGTATCCTGTTCGGAGACGGCGCCGGAGCGGTGGTTCTGGAGGCTTCGGAAGCTCCGGGGATACTGAGCACACATATTCATTCAGATGGGCAATATCAGGATTTGCTTTACCTGCCCAACTCCAGAGGGGCGGCTGGCTGCTCAGGCGCGTCTGATGCGATCCGGATGTCCGGCAATGAAGTATTCAAGATTGCCGTCAACACGCTGGGAAAAATCGTCGATGAAACATTGGCCGCCAACCAGATGAATCAGGATGATATCGATTGGCTGGTTCCGCATCAGGCCAACATCCGCATCATCAGCGCTACCGCCAAAAAACTGAAACTGCCGATGGATCGCGTTGTCGTCACCATAGAGGAACAGGGAAACACTTCTTCTGCTTCGGTGCCGCTGGCGCTGAACGAGGCGGTACGCGACGGCCGCATACAGCGCGATCAGGTGGTGTTGATGGAGGCCTTTGGCGGCGGGTTTGCATGGGGCTCGGCCCTGATCCGCTACTAG
- the rpmF gene encoding 50S ribosomal protein L32: protein MAVQQNRKTRSRRGMRRAHDALTAKALSIEPTTGETHLRHHVSPDGYYRGRKIVDVASVADESDE from the coding sequence ATGGCTGTACAACAAAATCGTAAAACACGTTCCAGACGCGGTATGCGTCGCGCTCATGATGCCTTGACTGCAAAGGCTCTGTCCATTGAACCAACTACCGGCGAAACGCATCTGCGTCATCACGTCAGTCCGGACGGCTACTATCGCGGGCGTAAGATTGTCGATGTCGCTTCCGTTGCCGACGAAAGCGACGAATAA